Sequence from the Candidatus Omnitrophota bacterium genome:
TTCTCCTGAAACCTTCCCGGACCAAGGCCCTGATGGCCTCGCTGGCTGGTATAAGCCAGAGAATAGGCTTCGCCGGTAAGGGAGGCGCGCTGACAAGGGTCGTGGACAGGCCGGATGATGGCATCCACAGGGCCGACCAGCTCCTGGCACTGGCGGGTGCGGTCGGGATCACCGAGGCTGACGGGACTTACGAGTATTTCCTCAGCGATGAGGATGCCGAACGGGCCGGGGAAATACTGCACGAGGTCGGCGGGGGGCTGAGACGCATGGTCGCGCTGAACCCCGGGGGTAACTGGATCGCCAAGAGGTGGCCGAGGGAGTATTTCGAGAAGGTCGCTTCAAGTCTTCTTGAGAGGTTCAGTGACCTGGAGGTCATGGTCACCGGAGCCGGCAAGGACAGGGACCTGGCCGAGCAGATCGTCAGGAACGTGGGCGGGGACAGGTGTTACAGTGTGGCGGGGAGGACCGGATTGAACGAACTCGCGGCTCTCTTCGGAAAGTGTGAACTCGTTATCAGCGCCGATTCCGGTCCGCTTCACCTTGCATCGGCGACAGGGGTGACGACTGTCGGCATATACGGACCCACTTCCGCGAAGATAACCGGACCAAGGGGCAGGGGTAGGAATATTGTGCTGGCAAAACATGTGGATTGTGATATACCATGTTATGTGAAAGAGTGTTGCAGGGACTACGAATGCATGAAGAAGGTGAAGCCGGAAGAGGTCTTCGAAGTTTCCGCTGGGATCCTGTCGGGTAAATGATGGTAAACAAGAACGAAATCAGATCAATGCTGTTCATCACCTTGAGCAACCTGGGGGATATAATACTGACCACCCCGGTGCTTGAGAGGCTGCATGACGAGTTCCCCTCAGCCGAGGTCGACGTAATAACCGGCGCGCCGGGCAGGGATATATTTGAGAAACATCCGGCCGTCCGGCAGGTGACCGTGCAGCAGAAGCACCGTGACCTGGGTGAGAGACTTCGCCAGGTCGGACGGATAAGAAGCAAAAGATACGATATCGTGGTGGACCTTAAGAATTCGCTCATACCGCTTCTGGCGGGAGCGAAATACCATTCGTTCTTTTCCGGAGGATCAGGCAGGGCCCCCCTTCATAAACGGGACGAACACCTCTGGAAGCTTTCTGTCCTTGGAATAGATCCCTTTTTGGATAACAGGTTCTTTCTGCCGGTCACAGACAGCGAGAGGCAATATGTGGACAGCCTTATCGATCCCGACTGGAAGAGGGTGGTAGTGATAAGCCCGGGCGCGAAGAGCCACCTGAAAAGATGGGATGCCCGGAAGTACGCTCGTCTTGCCGACAGGATCATATCCGATCTTATGTGCCGGGTGCTCATTACCGGCAACGAGGATGATACCGAAACGGTTACGGATGTGGTCTCACATGCCACTACTTCAGTGAAAGACCTCTGCGGCAAGACCTCCATCGGCGCTCTTGCGGAACTGATGAGGCGTTCTGACCTTGTTATCTCCAACGACAGCGCTCCCCTGCATATAGCCAGTGCCGTCAACGCCGCCACCATCGCTATATTCGGCCCTTCTGATGAGAGGAGATACGGACCGTTATCCGACAAAAGCAGGGTGATAAAGCCCGAGGTGCCGTGCCGTCCGTGCGAAGCCGCTCTTTGCAGGAGGGGAGCGGAAGCAGGATGCATAACCGATATAAGCGTTGACAAGGTGCTCGAGGAAGTTAAGAAATTATTGTACTAGAAGTGAGGAGGCTTTCATGAGCGAGATAATCATAAAGCAGGGTGATATCACTAACGAGGACGTGGATGTGATCGTGAACGCCGCCAATACCAGGCTGGCCGGGGGAGGCGGAGTGGACGGCGCCATACACAGGGCCGCAGGACCGCAGGTCATGGAAGAATGCCGAAAGATAGGTTCATGTCCCACGGGGGAGGCGGTCATGACCACCGCCGGCAGGCTCAGGGCCAGGAATATCATACATACGGCCGGGCCGGTGTGGCACGGCGGGGACAGTAATGAGGCCGTGAAACTCACCTCGTGTTACGAGAACAGTTTCCGTATTGCCAGGGAGAACGGTCTCAGGTCAATAGCCTTTCCCGCCATTAGTACGGGCATTTACGGCTATCCTATCGAGAAGGCCACCTGGATAGCCATTGAGGAGGGGCTGCGCCACAGGCAGCAGTTCGACAGGATTGTATATGTCTGTTATAGCCGGGACGACCTTAAGGTTTACGAAAAGGTTTACGAGCAACTTTTAAAGGCCGGCAAATGATGAGGAAGCGTCTTGACAGGATCCTCCTTTCAAGGACTGACAGGCTGGGGGACGTTGTGCTTTCCACCCCCGTGATACGGAGGCTGCGGGAACTTTACCCGGATTCCTATATAGCGATGATGGTAAGGCCCGAGAACCGCGGCGTTATAGGGAATAACCCCCATCTTGATGAGATCATCGTTTACGACAAGTACGGGTTCGACAAAAGCTTTCTGGCGACCTTGAGGTTCGCTATGCGCCTGCGCAAAAAGAATTTTGATGCAGCCATAGCCCTGCATCCGACGAACCGGGCGCATCTTATTTTTTTTCTGGCGGGCATACCCGAGAGGATCGGCTACGACAGGAACCTTGCGTTCCTTTTGACGAAGAAGATACCCCACCGGAAGCAAAAGGGCGAAAAACATGAGGCTGAACTGAACCTGGATCTTATGCGCGAGGCCGGTTTTGATGTTACCGGTGCGGACAGACACCCCTATATAATAACTTCCGACAACGATAAACGGCTCGTCGATTCAATGTGGCAGGACCGGAAGCTTTCGCAAAAGGTGATAGCCCTTCATGTCGGAGCGAGCTGCCCGTCGAAACGGTGGCCCGTTGAGAGGTTCGCTCTGCTTGCCGACAGGTTGTATAAAGATACCGGTTCTGATATCGTGCTTGTGGGAGGGGATGAAACCGCTTCGTTCAGTGCACGCGTTTGTTCGCAGATGCAAACCCCGGCTGTTGATATGACCGGTATGCTCATTATTGGCGAACTTGCCGAATTCCTTTCAAGATGCAGGCTCTTTATTTCCAATGATTCCGGTCCCGTTCATGTCTCCGTGGCCGTGGGCACGCCTGTTGTCGCGATCTTCGGGCGCAAGGATCCGGGCCTTGCTCCTCTCAGGTGGGGGCCGCTGGGCGCAAAAGACCAGGTCCTTCACAGGGACGTGGGCTGTGATATATGCCATGCGCATAATTGCCGGAAGGATTTCGCATGTCTCAAGGCGATCACCGTTGAAGATGCTTACGAGGCCGCGATGCGAATTCTGGCCCCGTGAAGCCCCGCATTCAAGGCCCTTTCAGGATGCCGACATTCAAGGTAAAACTGGAAAAAGCAAGAATTCAGTATTACTCTTGCCCGTTTAAGGTAAAGGTATTATAATAATAAGCTGCTAAATTAATATGAAAATCAAATTACGGAGGACATAATGGAGATCATGGTAAATGACGCCAATTTCAAGGAAGTGGTTCTTGAGTCCGATGTGCCGGTGCTTGTGGATTTCTGGGCAGAGTGGTGCGGTCCCTGCAGGATGATAGCTCCCCTGGTGGAGGAGATAGCCAAGGAATACCAGGGCAGGGTTAAAGTCTGCAAGATGAACGTAGAAGAAGCGCAGAGCACCGCTTCCGAATACGGTATAATGAATATCCCGACCCTTATCGTTTTCAAGGGCGGTCAGATCGCGGAGAAGGTCATAGGTGTAGTGCCCAAGAGCGACATCGTTTCCAGGCTGGATAGACATCTTTGATATCGGGAAAATAACCAGAATGAACGCCATACAGGAGGTTTGGGTCCGTGGAAGGATATGACAGTTCGGTTCTTTTGGATGCTGTTCGACAATTCAGTGACAAGAAGGTCATGGTGCTGGGAGACCTTCTTCTTGACAGGTATGTTTACGGCAAGGTTTCAAGGATATCCCCGGAAGCGCCGATACCGGTACTTCTGGTGGACCGTGAGGACGATTACCGTCCGGGGGGCGGTTGCAACGTGTCAAACAACCTGGCGAAGCTGGGCGCGGAAGTTTATCTTGTAGGCGTCATAGGAATGGATTCCGAGGACGGCGAGTTCAAAAGGACCGAGAAGCTCAAGAAGCTGCTCCGGGAGGAGAATATCAATATCGACGGTGTTTTCGAGGATCCCGAGAGGCAGACCATAATGAAAACGCGCGTTATGGCGCATCATCATCCTCATCATCAGCAGATCGTGAGAGTGGATAGGGAGGATGTTCATGAGATATCCGACGCTTTTCGCGACAAGATAAAAGGATACATAGAAAAGAACATTGGCCGGATGGATGCACTTATCATCGAGGATTACGGAAAGGGGCTTATAACCAAGTCGCTTCTTGGGGATATCATTGATATCGCCAGGAAGAACAAGGTGATGGTTTCGGTCGATCCCAAGGAGAACCATTTCGATCTTTACAGGAACGTCAGCGTTATAACGCCGAACCGTGATGAGGCCGGTAAGGCCGCCGGTCTGGTGCTGGATGATATCGGCAAGATTAAGCAAGGCGGCAGCAAGCTCCTTGATCTTACGGCCGCGGAGGTCGTGCTGATAACCCTGGGGGAGGAGGGGATGATGCTTTTCCGGAAGGGCGCCGACCCCAGGCATATACCCACGGTCGCGCAGGATGTTTATGACGTTTCCGGCGCCGGGGACACGGTGATAGGGGTCTACACGCTTTCCTGCGTAAGCGGCGCGGATCCGGTGGATGCCGCCCGCTTGGCCAATTGCGCGGCGAAGATAGTGGTCTCCAAAACGGGAGCTTACGCGGTCAGCAAAGAGGAATTGGTTGAAGAACTAAAGTCTAAAAAGGAGTGAATAAATGAAAGTTGCGGCTGTAATACCGGCAAGGTGGGGTTCAACAAGGCTCAAGGGCAAGATCCTGGCGGACATTAACGGAAAACCCATGATCCAGCATGTCTGGGAAAGGGTCTGCAAGGCGCATGAGGTCGATGAAGTGGTGATCGCCGTCGACAAGGAACGCGTTTTCAAGACGGCCGAATCCTTCGGCGCGAGGACGGTGTTCACTTCTCCCGAACAGCCCTCGGGAACCGACCGCTTAGCGGAGGTCGCAAGCACCGTTGACGCGGACATCTACATAAACGTGCAGGCGGATGAGCCCCTGGTGCACCCGATGATGGTCGATTCTCTGGCGCAGGTATTCAAGTATGAACGTAACGTGCAGATGGCGACCCTTATCAAGAGGATACATTCCGGGGAAGAGATAATCAGTCCTGATGTGGTCAAGGTGGTGGTGGACAGAAAGGGCTTCGCTCTTTATTTTTCAAGGAGCCCCATACCCTATATCCGCGAGAAGGATACCGGAGGGGGAGCTTTTTCTCCCGAGTTCCGGGATGTCAGCGGCAGTTATTACAAACATATAGGTCTTTATTCCTATACGAAGGATTTCCTTTTCACCTATACCAATCTTCCCAAGTCGACTCTCGAGATCGACGAAAAACTGGAGCAGCTCAGGGCGCTGGAACACGGTTACAAGATCATGACAGTGGAGACGCATTACGACACGATCGGCGTGGATACTCAGGAGGACCTTGAAAAGGTGAGAGATCTCCTGCGCGGCGGTCACCCACAAAGCGGGACAAAGATATGAATACAAGGACAGTGAAAATAGGAAAGATCGAGGTCGGTAAAGCCAGGCCTCTTGCGCTTATTGCCGGGCCGTGCGTGATAGAGTCAAGAGAGAGCGCCCTAAGGCACGCCGAAGAACTGAAGAGAATCACCGAAAAATGCGGGATACCTTTCATATTCAAGTCCAGCTATGACAAGGCCAACAGAAGTTCGGTCAATTCTTTCAGGGGCCCGGGGCTCGAAGATGGCCTCAGGGTGCTCAAGGAGATCAGGGAGAAGTTAGATATTCCCGTTCTCACCGATGTGCATGAGGTTTCGGAAGTGGCGACCGTCGGTGAAGTGGCCGATGTTCTGCAGATACCGGCTTTCCTTTGCAGGCAGACGGATCTTTTGCTGGAGGCTGCCGGAACGGGAAAGCCCGTCAATGTGAAAAAGGGCCAGTTCATGTCGCCTGCCGAGATGGATAATGTCGTTGGCAAGATCGAGTCAACGGGCAATAAGAACATACTGCTTACCGAAAGGGGGAGCACTTTCGGATATAACATGCTCGTCAACGATTTCAGGGGTATGGTCCAGATGGGGCAGACAGGTTACCCGGTGGTATACGACGCGACACATTCGGTGCAGATGCCCGGTGGGAAGGGTGCCTCCAGCGGAGGGGACTCCAGGTATGTTATGCCTCTTTCCAAGGCGGCCGTCGCCGTAGGCTGTGACGCGCTTTTTGTCGAAGTGCACGAGGAGCCCGAAAAAGCGCTGAGCGACGGACCCAACATGCTGCGGCTCTCGGACCTTGAAGGGTTCATAGACCAGATCAGAAAAATAGAAAAAGCGGTAAGGTGACCATGAGCATACCAAGCGCTAAAAAAGTACTTATGAACGAGAGCAGGGCCATCGCGAAGATCGCCGATAAGATCGACGGTACTTTCGAAAAGGTTATCAGGCTTCTTGCAAAGGCGAAAGGGAGGATTATAATAACCGGGATGGGCAAGCCGGGTTTCATCGCGCAGAAGGTTTCGGCGACCATGTCCTCGACGGGGACGCCGTCTCTCTATCTCCATCCGGCCGAGGCTCTTCACGGTGACCTGGGCAGGGTTACCCGGGACGATGTCCTCATAGCCTTCTCCAACAGCGGGGAAACCGAAGAGATGGTGAAACTGCTTCCCATAATCAAGAAGATAGGTGCTAAACTGGTGGCTATTACGGGCAACACCGGGTCCACCCTGGCGGTTAACAGTGACTATGTCCTGGACAGCTCCGTCAAGAAGGAAGCGTGTCCCATGGGACTTGCGCCTACTACGTCCACGACCGTTATGCTCGCTCTGGGAGACGCTCTTGCGATAGCTCTTCTTGAGAGGAAGAATTTCCAGCCCCGGGACTTCGCGCTGTATCATCCGGGCGGTTCGCTGGGAAAGAGGCTCCTTCTGAGCGTCGGTGACATAATGAGACCCAGGAAAGAAACCCCGATAGTCAAAAAACGGGATAAGGTGAGGGATGTGCTTCTTAAGATCACCAAAATGCGCGCGGGCAGCGCCAGTGTGGTGGATTCCAAGGGGAAGCTTGTAGGGATATTCACTGACGGCGACCTGAGAAGGCATTTCGACGAGGGCAGGGACCTTGTGAACTGTCCCGTCGGCGAGGTAATGACAAAAAAGCCCGTTACCATAACCGCGGACAAACTGGCCGCCGAGGCATTCGAGATGCTCAGGGATAAGAAGATAGACGAGATACCTGTCGTGGACAAGAAAGGATGTCCGGTCGGGATACTTGACGTTCAGGATATCCTCAAGGCCGGTCTGGTCTAGAAAGGTGAAAGGTGTTCAAATGAAAGAGAAATTTTCACCCGAACTCATAGAAAAGGCGAAAAAGATAAAGCTCCTCGTGCTTGATATCGACGGTGTGCTTACGGACGGCAGGATAATCTACGGGAATTACGGTGACGAGATAAAGAATTTCGATGTCAATGACGGGCTGGGGATGTTCCTCGCCATGAAGTCGGGCATAAAGTGCGTCATACTCACTGCCAAGGCTTCCAAGGTCGTTACCAAACGCGCGAAAGAGCTTAAGGTTGATAAGGTCTACCAGAATTTTCATTATAAGATAGAGGCTCTTGAGAAGATACGGAAAAAGTTCAAGGTGAGCGACGAACAGATATGTTTCATGGGGGATGACCTGATAGACATACCTGTTCTTCGCCGGGTGGGCCTCGCTGTATGCCCCCCCAATGCTATGGAGGACGTCATGCATTTCGTGCATTTTATCACGGAAAAAAGGGGTGGCCGCGGAGCCGTCCGCGAGGTGTGTGATTTTCTTCTCAAGGCGCAGGGAAGCTGGAGCGAGGTCACAAAAAGGTATTTCAACGATTAGCATGTATAAGGTCAAAGTAACTTCACATTTCAGCAGCGCGCACAACCTGAGAGGATACAAGGGTAAGTGTGAGGATCTACACGGCCATAACTGGCGCGTTGAGGTCTCCGCTTTTTCCAAGGAACTTGATGAGCTGGGGATGGTGGTGGATTTCAAGGAGCTTAAAGCCGCGCTCGGAGAAGTTCTGGGAGAACTTGACCACAGTTTCCTCAATGACGTGGAATACTTTAAACGGACGAACCCGACATCCGAGAACATAGCAAGATTCATTTACCAGAGGATGGAGGAGCTGAACCCGTCATTGCGGATACGAGAGGTGACCGTCCACGAGACGGACACCTCCTCGGCGACGTATGTTAAGGACCGATAATGGACAAAAAAGCGATAGTATTACTTTCGGGGGGATTGGATTCGGCGGTGACACTGTACATGGCCAGGCGGGATTATACCCCAAGAGCGCTTATATTCGATTACGGCCAGAAAGCCTTGAAGGAGCTGGAGTCGGCAAAAAGGATATGCGATGAGGCGCAGGTGGAATACGTCCTTCTTAAGATAGACATGCCCTGGAAGGGAAGTTCCCTCTTGGACTTTTCCAGAGAAGTGCCCAGCGCGGGCAGCGGCGAAGAAACGATCCCCGACACTTACGTTCCCGCCAGGAACATAATTTTTTTGAGCTACGGGGTATCTTTCGCCGAAGCCTCAGGATCCGAAGCGGTTTTTATAGGAGCACACCAGCTGGATTACTCGAATTATCCTGACTGCAGGGGCGAGTTCTTCGACAGTTTCCGGCAGGTCCTCGCCAAGGGGACAAAAAGCGGCCAGGAGAACAGCCCGGTAAAGATAATTACACCCGTTTTGAACAAGACAAAAAAAGAGATAGTCCACGCCGGGCACGCGCTAAATGTGCCGTTTGAACACACATGGTCGTGTTACAGGCAGGGCGACATTCCCTGCGGTGAGTGCGAGTCCTGCGTTTTCCGGATAAAGGCGTTCGAGCAGGCGGGTCTTTCGGATCCGCTTATGGTGAAGAAGTGATGGAACAGGCAAAAATATCAGAGATATTCCTCTCTTACCAGGGGGAAGGGCCCCTCGCTGGCAGCCGTCAGCTTTTCGTGCGGTTCTACGGGTGTAATCTGGATTGCTCGTTCTGTGACACGCAGCTTGAAAGTTACAAGTCCTTTACCAGGGAATCGCTTTTAAGCAAGATACTGGATTTTGAGGACGACTATAACGAACTAGCCCTTACCGGAGGGGAACCGCTTCTGCACGTGGATTTCCTGAAAGAGTTCCTGCCTGTTTACAAAAAACACAGGAGCCACCGGATCTATCTGGAAACGAACGGGACGCTCAGCGATGAACTTGCCGGGGTGATCGATCATGTGGATATCGTTGCCATGGATATCAAGCTGCCGTCTTCCTCGGGCAGCGGCGAGAAGATATTCGCCGCGCATGGAAAGTTCGCCGGAGGCGTAAAGGATAAGGAGTTAATAGTAAAGGCGGTGGTGACGGATACGACCACCATGGATGACATAAAGCGCATGGGCGAGATCATCAAGCTTAGCGCGGCCGGCTGCAAGACGGTGCTTCAACCGGTAACCCCGGTCAATGAGGATATACTAGAGCCCGACGGGGAGATGCTCTTATTTTTCAAGGAATACCTTAAGAAGGATACGGGTCTGGATGTGATGATACTCGGCCAGCTTCACCACAGGCTGGGCATAAAATAAAGGTATGGTAGAAACATGAACACGCGATCAAGTTATGAAGGGCTCCAGGAGAACATAAGAGAGCTTGATCTTCCGGGGATTGATGTTTTCGGGAACAAATACCCGGACAGGGAATACACCGTAAGGTTCGATACGACCGAATTCACCTGTATTTGCCCGAAGACGGGGCTTCCCGATTTCGCGCATATTTTCATAGAATACACCCCGGCGGAGAGCTGTCTTGAGCTAAAGTCCTTCAAGGAATACCTGTTCGCTTACCGTCAGACGGGTATTTTCCATGAACACGTCGTGAACCGCATACTGGAAGACCTTGTCAGGGCGTGTTCACCGGTCAGGATGAAAGTGACAGGTAAGTTCAACACAAGAGGCGGTATCACCACGACGGTCGAGGCGGAGTACGAGGCTAGATGAAGATAAAGACCAGAAGATATTACATATATTACCTTTTGAGGAGCGGTCTTTTCCTGCTCAGCCTTTTCCCTTTAAAGGCGGGGCTCTTCCTGGCCCGTCTGGGGGGGAAGGTCGCTTTCCGTTTGCTGGAGAAGTACAGGATGACGGCTCTTGAGAACCTCAGCAAGTACTACGGCCGGGATGAGCAGATCAACGAAAGAACGGCCGAGGGCGTTTTTGTCAATCTCGCCAAGAACGGTGCCGAATGGATCAAACTTTATTCGATGCCGCGCAGATATATCGATAAGATCATCACGGAGGTCGAAGGGGCGGAAAAGCTCGACGCGGTGCTCAGCGAGGGCAGGGGCGCGGTCGTAATGGGATTCCACTTCGGCAACTGGGAACTTCTCGGAATAGGCCTGCGGGAAAAGGGGTATGAAGGTGCGCTTGTGGGCAGGAAGATATATTTCCACAAGTATGACAAGCTCATTACCCGTATGCGCGGCAGGTTCGACGCCAGGACAATATACAGGGACCAGTCCCCGAGAGAGATGTTGAAGGTCCTGAGGCAGGGGAAGGTGCTGGGCATAGTGCCGGACCAGGATGTCAAGGGAATAGACGGGGTTTTCGTTGATTTTTTCGGGCAACCGGCGTATACACCCACCGCGCCGGTAAAACTGGCTATGGCGGCCAGGACGAAAATAGTTCCCGTTCTGGTAATACGCAAGCAGGACGATACCCACAAGATAGTAGTGGAGGAGCCCATAGAGGTTAAAAAGAACGTTCCGGGGGAGGATGCAGTTAAGTTCTACACCCAGAAGTGGAGCGATGTTCTGGAAAAATACGTCAGGCTTTATCCCGAGCAGTGGGTATGGATACACAAAAGATGGAAGACGAAAATAGAGGACAAAAATCGGGCGGTCGAGCATACCGCTCCGGGAGTAACATAATGCGAAAGAACATACTCATCACGATACTGGTGATCTCACTGATCACGACCTTATGGACCTGGTGGTACGCCAGCAGGACGCAGGAGGCTCTTCGCCAGCAACTGGCTTCGGTCAGAGAAGAGGACGAGAAAGGTCTCGAACAGAAGGTATACTCCTTCGCCATAGACGGCAGGAGCCCCAAGGGGGTGAAGCAGTGGCACCTTGAGGGCAATTCCGCGGAGATAAAGGGAGAGGACATACACCTTAATGACCTTAAGGCGGTCGCCTACGGAGACGACGCGACGGTCAACCTGACCAGCGATAAAGGCATCTACAACAAGGAAAAAGGCGAAGTGGAGCTCATAGGGGACGTTGACGTGGTCTCCGACGCCGGGTTCACCCTGAATACTGACAGGGCCAGGTGGTCGCAGACCACCAAAGAAATATACACCGATGCGCAGGTCCATATAACCGGTAAAGGCGTGACCGCGAAAGGTGTGGGCGGCAGGGCCAATTCCGACGAAAAATGGGCTATACTGAAGGAACAGGTGGTAGTCACCATGGAGCCGGAGACCAGAGTGGACTGCGACGGACCGCTGGAGGTGAGCTACAAGGATAATACCGCGATCTTTTACAATAATGTCAGCGTAAGGGATAAGGACGGGAAAATGTACTCCGATAAACTTACGGTGAACATAGATCCCGAAACGCAGAAACTCTCGCAGGTAGTGGCAGAAGGAAACGTCAAGGTCAAAAGAGGAAAAAGCTACACTATCAGCGAGAAGGCTATTTACACCGATAGCACGAAACACGCGCAGCTACTGGGCAGGCCCAGGGTGATAATAGACCCGGAACAGCTCACGGAAATGGAGAATTCCGGGGGTTTTAGCGGCATGTTCGCTGGGGAGGGTACCAAGGCATCGGCAGAGAACACGGGAAGCACTCAACCGTAGAAAGGCAGACAGCATGCATTTACTGGAGACAAGGGACCTGGTCAAGCAGTACGGCGGCCGCCA
This genomic interval carries:
- the lptC gene encoding LPS export ABC transporter periplasmic protein LptC, producing the protein MDTQKMEDENRGQKSGGRAYRSGSNIMRKNILITILVISLITTLWTWWYASRTQEALRQQLASVREEDEKGLEQKVYSFAIDGRSPKGVKQWHLEGNSAEIKGEDIHLNDLKAVAYGDDATVNLTSDKGIYNKEKGEVELIGDVDVVSDAGFTLNTDRARWSQTTKEIYTDAQVHITGKGVTAKGVGGRANSDEKWAILKEQVVVTMEPETRVDCDGPLEVSYKDNTAIFYNNVSVRDKDGKMYSDKLTVNIDPETQKLSQVVAEGNVKVKRGKSYTISEKAIYTDSTKHAQLLGRPRVIIDPEQLTEMENSGGFSGMFAGEGTKASAENTGSTQP